The following are from one region of the Sorghum bicolor cultivar BTx623 chromosome 2, Sorghum_bicolor_NCBIv3, whole genome shotgun sequence genome:
- the LOC8062574 gene encoding ethylene-responsive transcription factor 1B, which yields MEEYASYMFSGSMHSYGGVGGGAMATDAALDTGGDDMQHLLNALMLDMAAESDSFSDDMEAASSESSSSACSANSHEASRRPPPPQQQQQPDDGDRTTSDDNNKCSKKQQQQPFIGVRKRPWGKFAAEIRDSTRKGARVWLGTFDSPEAAAMAYDQAAFSVRGAAAVLNFPVERVQESLRALALSSAAASAPGGSPVLALKRRHSIRKRSPNKNKRQQEQQQQHQQVAVAAAPQQQPPPCPGGNVVELEDLGADYLDELLRVSSEFDWQ from the coding sequence ATGGAGGAGTACGCCTCTTACATGTTTAGCGGCAGCATGCATAGCTACGGCGGCgttggcggcggcgccatggccacgGACGCGGCGTTGGACACCGGCGGGGACGACATGCAGCACCTGCTCAACGCGCTGATGCTCGACATGGCCGCCGAGTCCGACTCCTTCTCAGACGACATGGAGGCCGCCTCCTCcgagtcctcctcctccgcctgctCGGCCAACAGCCACGAGGCCagccggcggccgccgccgccgcagcagcagcagcagccggacGACGGCGACCGCACCACCAGCGATGACAACAACAAATGTTccaagaagcagcagcagcagcctttCATCGGCGTGCGCAAGCGTCCGTGGGGCAAGTTCGCGGCCGAGATCCGCGACTCGACGCGCAAGGGCGCCCGCGTGTGGCTGGGCACCTTCGACAGCCCCGAGGCCGCGGCGATGGCCTACGACCAGGCAGCCTTCTCCGtgcgcggcgccgccgccgtgctcAACTTCCCCGTGGAGCGCGTGCAGGAGTCGCTGCGCGCGCTCGCgctctcctccgccgccgcctctgcCCCGGGCGGCTCCCCTGTCCTGGCGCTCAAGCGCCGCCACTCCATACGCAAGCGCTCCCCGAACAAGAACAAgaggcagcaggagcagcagcagcagcaccaacaggtggccgtggccgccgcaccacagcagcagccgccgccgtgCCCCGGCGGCAACGTTGTGGAGCTGGAGGACCTCGGCGCCGATTACCTTGACGAGCTCCTCCGGGTGTCGTCCGAGTTCGATTGGCAATAA